In Perognathus longimembris pacificus isolate PPM17 chromosome 23, ASM2315922v1, whole genome shotgun sequence, a single genomic region encodes these proteins:
- the Lrrc57 gene encoding leucine-rich repeat-containing protein 57 isoform X2, with amino-acid sequence MTSQGVSARAAEARAAHLRRARVPGSPPRSRAVGGEDLSRGARMGNSALRAHVETAQKTGVFQLKDRGLTEFPSELQKLSSNLRTIDLSNNKIDCLPPVLIGKFTLLKSLSLNNNKLTVLPDELCNLKKLETLSLNNNHLRELPSTFGQLSALKTLSISGNQLGALPPQLCSLRHLDVVDLSKNQIRCIPDTVGELQAIELNLNQNQISQISIKISCCPRLKVLRLEENCLELSMLPQSILSDSQICLLAVEGNLFEIKKLRELEGYDKYMERFTATKKKFA; translated from the exons ATGACGTCACAGGGCGTGTCCGCCCGGGCAGCGGAAGCCCGGGCAGCGCATCTCAGGCGAGCGCGGGTTCCCGGGTCTCCTCCTCGCAGCCGTGCGGTCGGAGGCGA GGACCTGAGCCGCGGCGCTAGGATGGGAAACAGTGCCCTCCGCGCTCACGTCGAAACGGCGCAGAAAACGGGTGTGTTTCAGCTGAAGGACCGTGGGCTGACTGAG TTCCCCTCGGAGTTGCAGAAGCTGAGCAGCAACCTTAGGACCATCGACTTGTCCAACAACAAGATCGACTGCCTCCCGCCTGTGCTGATAGGGAAGTTCACGCTGCTCAAGAGCCTCTccctgaacaacaacaaactga CTGTTCTGCCCGATGAGTTATGCAATCTGAAAAAACTAGAGACGCTAAGCCTGAACAACAATCACCTGAGAGAGCTGCCATCTACCTTTGGACAGCTCTCTGCTCTCAAGACTCTGAGTATCTCTGGGAACCAACTGGGAGCACTACCACCCCAACTTTGTAGCCTGCGGCACCTGGATGTAGTGGATCTCTCTAAAAACCAAATTCGGTGTATACCCGACACAGTGGGAGAGCTACAGGCCATTGAACTCAACCTCAACCAGAACCAG ATCTCTCAGATCTCAATAAAGATATCTTGCTGCCCTCGCCTTAAAGTTCTTCGCCTGGAAGAAAACTGTCTTGAGCTCAGCATGCTTCCACAGAGCATCCTCAGTGATTCCCAGATCTGTCTGCTTGCTGTGGAAGGGAATCTTTTTGAAATAAAGAAGCTTCGAGAACTGGAAGGCTATGATAAG TACATGGAGAGGTTCACAGCCACCAAGAAGAAGTTTGCATGA
- the Lrrc57 gene encoding leucine-rich repeat-containing protein 57 isoform X1, translating to MGNSALRAHVETAQKTGVFQLKDRGLTEFPSELQKLSSNLRTIDLSNNKIDCLPPVLIGKFTLLKSLSLNNNKLTVLPDELCNLKKLETLSLNNNHLRELPSTFGQLSALKTLSISGNQLGALPPQLCSLRHLDVVDLSKNQIRCIPDTVGELQAIELNLNQNQISQISIKISCCPRLKVLRLEENCLELSMLPQSILSDSQICLLAVEGNLFEIKKLRELEGYDKYMERFTATKKKFA from the exons ATGGGAAACAGTGCCCTCCGCGCTCACGTCGAAACGGCGCAGAAAACGGGTGTGTTTCAGCTGAAGGACCGTGGGCTGACTGAG TTCCCCTCGGAGTTGCAGAAGCTGAGCAGCAACCTTAGGACCATCGACTTGTCCAACAACAAGATCGACTGCCTCCCGCCTGTGCTGATAGGGAAGTTCACGCTGCTCAAGAGCCTCTccctgaacaacaacaaactga CTGTTCTGCCCGATGAGTTATGCAATCTGAAAAAACTAGAGACGCTAAGCCTGAACAACAATCACCTGAGAGAGCTGCCATCTACCTTTGGACAGCTCTCTGCTCTCAAGACTCTGAGTATCTCTGGGAACCAACTGGGAGCACTACCACCCCAACTTTGTAGCCTGCGGCACCTGGATGTAGTGGATCTCTCTAAAAACCAAATTCGGTGTATACCCGACACAGTGGGAGAGCTACAGGCCATTGAACTCAACCTCAACCAGAACCAG ATCTCTCAGATCTCAATAAAGATATCTTGCTGCCCTCGCCTTAAAGTTCTTCGCCTGGAAGAAAACTGTCTTGAGCTCAGCATGCTTCCACAGAGCATCCTCAGTGATTCCCAGATCTGTCTGCTTGCTGTGGAAGGGAATCTTTTTGAAATAAAGAAGCTTCGAGAACTGGAAGGCTATGATAAG TACATGGAGAGGTTCACAGCCACCAAGAAGAAGTTTGCATGA